The Juglans microcarpa x Juglans regia isolate MS1-56 chromosome 8S, Jm3101_v1.0, whole genome shotgun sequence genome has a window encoding:
- the LOC121244660 gene encoding uncharacterized protein LOC121244660: MSFTRNLRRDLRFYLKQISSKIAIIRHSMSVQVLRPHTRDPHDIEHILFYSVSKPVLISNDHDSEDMESVISYRSFPSSNGSSENSIMRNMTMLSSFAYRSNEDETSMDIGASYELQESDDSIDSVQLKAILQAVSVSETGKKTSF, encoded by the exons ATGTCTTTTACAAGGAACCTTAGACGGGATTTAAGGTTTTACTTGAAACAGATATCTTCCAAGATTGCAATAATACGACATAGCATGTCTGTGCAAGTTTTGAGACCTCATACAAGAGATCCGCATGACATAGAACACATCCTGTTCTATTCTGTGTCCAAGCCTGTTCTAATATCAAATGATCATGACAGTGAAGACATGGAGTCTGTTATCTCTTATAGAAGCTTCCCCTCATCGAATGGCTCTTCTGAAAACTCCATCATGAGAAACATGACGATGCTTTCATCTTTTGCATACAGATCAAACGAGGATGAAACCTCCATGGATATTGGGGCTTCCTATGAACTACAAGAATCAG ATGACAGCATAGATAGTGTGCAGCTTAAGGCAATTCTGCAGGCTGTTTCAGTTTCAGAAACTGGGAAGAAGACTAGCTTCTGA